In Canis lupus baileyi chromosome X, mCanLup2.hap1, whole genome shotgun sequence, one DNA window encodes the following:
- the IGSF1 gene encoding immunoglobulin superfamily member 1 isoform X3, with amino-acid sequence MTLNRLGERAAMLWTFTVLLFCIRLSLGMTSIVMQSQPELWIETNYPQTPWENITLWCKSPSRISSKFLLLKDKTQMTWIRPSSKTFQVSFPIGALTKSNAGLYRCCYWKETGWSEPSKVLELEAPGQLPKPIFWIQAETYPLTGCNVNILCHGWLQDLVFMLFKEGYAEPVDYQIPTGTVAIFSIANMTPESEGVYICRTHIQMLPTLWSEPSNPLKLIVAGLYPKPTLTAYPGPIMAPGESLNLRCQAPIYGMTFALIRLEDLKKSFYRKRPIKNEAYFFFRALKIHDAGHYLCFYYDESYRGSLLSDILKIWVTDTFPKTWLLAQPSPVVQMGQNVSLWCRGPVDGVGLALYKKGEDKPLQLLDTTSIDDNESFFLNNVTYSDAGIYSCHYLLSWKTSIRMTSHNTVELVVVDKPPKPSLSAWPSTMFKLRKAITLQHRVPHPVLEFSLEWEERATFQKFLVDGDFIISNAEGKGTETYSCSYRIEAHPNIWSDRSEPLKLMGPAGFLTWNYILNEAIRLSLIMQLVALLLVVLWIRWKCRRLRIREAWLLGTAQGVTMLFIVTALLCCDILPKPVISASPPIRGQKLQIRCKGWLAGMEFVLYKEGVQEPVQQLHAVGREAFFTIQRMEDKDEGNYSCRTHTEKRPFKWSEPSEPMELVIKEMYPKPFFKTWASPVVTPGARVTFNCSTPQQHMSFILYKDGSEIASSDRSWASPGASAAHFLIISVGTGDGGNYSCRYYDFAIWSEPSDPVELVVTEFYPKPTLLAHPGPVVLPGKNVTLRCQGAFQGMRFALLQEGTQVPLQFQSTSGNSADFLLHTVRAEDSGNYSCVYYETTMSNRGSHLSKPIMIWVTDTFPKPWLFAEPSSVVPMGQNVTLWCQGPVHGVGYILHKERETTSVQLWGSTSNDGAFPITNISGANIGRYSCCYHPDWTSPIKIQPSNTLELIVTGLLPKPSLLAQPGPIVAPGENMTFQCQGELPDSTFVLLKEGTQQPLEQQSPSGYRADFWMPAVRGDDSGVYSCVYYLDSAPFAASNHSDFLEIWVTDKPPKPSLSAWPSTMFKLGKDITLQCRGPLPGVEFVLEHDGEEAPQQFSEDGDFVINNVEGKGIGNYSCSYRLQAYPDIWSEPSDALELVGAAGPAAQECTVGNIVRSSLIVVVVVALGVVLAIEWKKWPRLRTRDSETDGRDQTIALEECNQEGEPATNTSSPSSVSQGTSVELPVPV; translated from the exons CAGGCTGGGGGAGCGGGCTGCCATGCTGTGGACATTCACAGTCTTGCTCTTTTGCATTC GGCTGAGTCTGGGTATGACATCAATAG TGATGCAATCTCAACCGGAGCTGTGGATAGAGACCAATTACCCCCAGACCCCTTGGGAGAACATCACACTTTGGTGCAAAAGCCCCTCTCGGATTTCAAGCAAGTTTCTGCTGCTGAAGGATAAGACACAGATGACCTGGATCCGCCCTTCCTCCAAGACCTTCCAAGTTTCATTCCCTATAGGTGCCCTTACTAAGTCCAATGCAGGTCTTTACAGGTGCTGCTACTGGAAGGAAACAGGCTGGTCAGAGCCCAGTAAAGTTTTAGAGTTGGAGGCACCAG GCCAGCTGCCCAAGCCCATCTTCTGGATCCAGGCTGAGACTTACCCTCTTACTGGATGTAATGTTAACATACTCTGCCATGGCTGGCTGCAGGATTTGGTATTCATGCTGTTCAAAGAGGGATATGCAGAGCCTGTGGATTACCAAATCCCAACTGGGACAGTGGCCATATTCTCCATCGCCAACATGACACCTGAGAGTGAAGGGGTTTACATCTGCCGCACTCATATCCAGATGCTCCCCACTCTGTGGTCAGAGCCCAGCAACCCCCTGAAGCTGATTGTGGCAG GACTCTACCCCAAACCAACTCTGACAGCATATCCTGGGCCCATTATGGCACCTGGAGAAAGCCTGAACCTCAGGTGTCAGGCACCAATCTACGGAATGACCTTTGCTCTAATAAGGCTTGAAGATTTGAAGAAATCCTTTTACCGCAAAAGGCCAATAAAAAATGAGGCATATTTCTTCTTCCGGGCTTTGAAAATCCATGATGCTGGACATTACCTCTGTTTTTACTATGATGAGTCATACAGGGGTTCACTCCTTAGTGATATCCTGAAAATCTGGGTGACAG ACACTTTCCCCAAGACCTGGCTACTTGCTCAGCCCAGTCCTGTGGTCCAGATGGGTCAGAACGTGAGCCTGTGGTGTCGAGGGCCAGTGGATGGAGTGGGGCTTGCACTCTATAAGAAAGGAGAAGACAAACCACTTCAGCTTTTGGATACCACCAGCATTGATGACAACGAGTCATTCTTCCTCAACAATGTGACCTACAGTGATGCTGGCATCTATAGTTGCCACTATCTCCTCTCCTGGAAGACCTCCATCAGGATGACATCACACAACACTGTGGAACTTGTGGTTGTAG ATAAGCCCCCCAAACCCTCCCTTTCAGCCTGGCCCAGCACCATGTTCAAGCTAAGAAAGGCCATTACCCTTCAGCACCGAGTACCCCATCCAGTACTTGAATTTTCTCTGGAATGGGAAGAAAGAGCAACATTCCAAAAATTCTTGGTAGATGGAGATTTCATCATCAGCAATGCTGAAGGAAAAGGCACAGAAACTTACAGTTGCAGCTATCGCATAGAGGCACACCCCAACATCTGGTCAGATCGCAGTGAGCCTCTGAAGCTGATGGGGCCAGCAG GCTTTCTCACCTGGAATTACATTCTGAATGAAGCTATCAGATTGTCCCTAATCATGCAGCTTGTTGCCTTGCTGTTGGTAGTGCTGTGGATAAGGTGGAAGTGTCGGAGACTCAGAATCAG AGAAGCCTGGTTGCTGGGAACAGCTCAAGGGGTCACCATGCTCTTCATAGTCACGGCCCTTCTCTGCTGTG ACATCCTCCCCAAACCTGTCATTTCTGCTTCCCCCCCAATTCGGGGCCAGAAACTGCAAATCCGGTGCAAAGGATGGCTGGCAGGCATGGAGTTCGTTCTGTATAAGGAGGGAGTGCAGGAACCTGTCCAGCAACTTCATGCCGTTGGGAGAGAAGCCTTCTTTACAATCCAAAGAATGGAGGATAAAGACGAAGGCAATTATAGCTGCCGTACTCATACTGAAAAGCGCCCCTTCAAGTGGTCTGAGCCCAGTGAGCCCATGGAGCTTGTCATAAAAG AAATGTACCCCAAGCCCTTTTTCAAGACATGGGCCAGCCCTGTGGTCACTCCTGGTGCCCGAGTGACTTTCAATTGCTCCACTCCCCAGCAGCACATGAGCTTTATTCTTTACAAAGATGGAAGTGAAATAGCATCCAGTGACAGGTCTTGGGCAAGTCCAGGGGCCAGTGCGGCTCACTTTCTGATCATTTCAGTGGGCACTGGTGATGGAGGGAATTATAGCTGCCGCTATTATGACTTCGCTATCTGGTCTGAGCCCAGCGACCCTGTGGAGCTCGTGGTGACAG AATTCTACCCCAAACCTACTCTTCTGGCACACCCGGGTCCTGTGGTGCTTCCTGGAAAGAATGTGACCCTGCGCTGCCAAGGGGCTTTCCAAGGCATGAGATTTGCCCTCTTGCAGGAGGGAACCCAGGTTCCCTTACAGTTCCAGAGCACCTCCGGGAATTCAGCTGACTTCCTCCTCCACACTGTTAGAGCAGAGGACTCTGGGAACTACAGTTGTGTTTACTACGAGACAACCATGTCAAATAGGGGATCACATCTCAGCAAGCCCATTATGATCTGGGTGACTG ACACATTTCCCAAGCCATGGTTGTTTGCTGAGCCCAGTTCTGTGGTTCCTATGGGGCAGAATGTTACTCTCTGGTGCCAAGGGCCAGTCCATGGAGTAGGATACATTCTgcacaaagaaagagaaaccacTTCAGTGCAGCTCTGGGGATCCACCAGTAATGATGGGGCATTCCCTATCACCAATATATCTGGTGCTAACATAGGGCGTTACAGCTGCTGCTACCACCCTGACTGGACCAGCCCTATCAAGATACAGCCTAGCAACACTCTGGAACTCATAGTCACAG GTTTGCTCCCCAAACCCAGCCTCTTAGCCCAGCCAGGTCCTATTGTGGCCCCTGGAGAAAATATGACTTTTCAATGCCAAGGGGAACTACCAGACTCAACATTTGTCCTGTTGAAGGAAGGCACTCAACAGCCTTTGGAACAACAGAGCCCAAGTGGGTACAGGGCTGACTTCTGGATGCCAGCAGTGAGAGGTGATGATTCTGGGGTCTATAGCTGTGTTTATTATTTGGACTCTGCTCCCTTTGCGGCTTCTAATCACAGTGACTTCCTGGAGATCTGGGTGACTG ATAAGCCCCCTAAGCCCTCGCTGTCAGCCTGGCCCAGCACCATGTTCAAGCTAGGCAAGGACATCACCCTTCAGTGCCGTGGCCCCCTGCCAGGTGTTGAATTTGTCCTGGAACATGATGGAGAAGAAGCACCTCAGCAGTTCTCAGAGGATGGGGACTTTGTCATCAACAATGTAGAAGGAAAAGGCATTGGCAACTACAGCTGCAGCTACCGCCTCCAGGCCTATCCTGATATCTGGTCAGAGCCTAGTGATGCCCTGGAACTGGTGGGGGCAGCAG GGCCTGCTGCCCAGGAGTGCACTGTGGGGAACATTGTCCGAAGTAGTCTGATTGTGGTGGTAGTTGTAGCTTTGGGGGTAGTGCTAGCCATAGAATGGAAGAAGTGGCCTCGACTCCGAACCAG GGACTCAGAGACAGATGGAAGAGACCAGACCATAGCCCTTGAAGAGTGTAACCAAGAAGGAGAACCAGCCACCAACACCAGCTCTCCCTCCTCCGTCTCTCAGGGAACCTCAGTGGAACTGCCAGTCCCAGTATAA